A segment of the Suncus etruscus isolate mSunEtr1 chromosome 7, mSunEtr1.pri.cur, whole genome shotgun sequence genome:
TTTTTGTATCATTAGGTCCCAAGATGTGAAACAGATTAAAACCCTTGGAAACTAAGTCATGAATACATGTGCActttacaaaaatcaatggctttagTGGGGGCTGGCAGTCATGTGGTATGGGAACTGAACTTGATTTTGCACATTACCCATGGACTTCTACTTGATCTGGCTCTGTGTATGCATTTGACTATGCCCACCATGACCAAATAGAATGATAATCCCAGGGGAGGTGCTCATGTTATAGAAACTTCTAGAAAAGGTTAGAACAAGTCTCATTAAAAAGAAGGGAATATCCAGCCAGGCCCCTTCCAGGAAGAACATGACTTGAGGGTTTGCATTTTCTGGGAGCAGGAAACTCAGCAGGCTTAAAaagcttcttttatttaaaatttaattactttatttaaacaccattacaaaaagtttcttttatttaagatttaattactttatttaaacaccatgattacaagattgttcataatacagttgattttttttcttagttacaAAGTTTTCATGACTGAGTTTGTCATAAAATGTTCAACGCCCTTCCCCAGTAAATATTTCccctcaccaatgcccccagtttccctcccaccaacCCTGTTGCCTGCCTCTAGAGCAGacacttcttttctctctttctttttcgccatttagacactgtagtttgtaatactgttactgaaagggtatcatgaatatcactttatcttttcaaCACTTAATTCttgtatattggattatttcttacttggtattctactcccaccctagggtggtaccagattcttgtgtataaaagcaagggtctgtggaagggtAGGGgtttttctggggctgattctggggcttttggcttcagtcttatccactgaataaagctgatatctcctgaagcctgactgccagTGAGTTTTATACCTGTCActatcacctcagaactgccggctgaacatACCATCTGAGCTCAGATTAAGTGGAGACTTCAGGCGGTACCCTGGTGCTGGTGACACCACTGACCCCCACCCTGGAATCTGAAGATGAGAGAACATTGAAACACTGTCAATGCTCAATAATGAACATTGATCTAAATTCCATTCCACAACAGCAAGCCTGATATTCACATGCTATTTGATACCAGGACTGTGGGAAGCTCTCCCAGCagctggggtgccagagatcatacCTCACCTCACCAGTCCAAACTAAAGATGGAATGGCATATGAAAATGTGGGTCAGAACATATCAAGACAATTTCAAACACTGATGGTTAGTTTTGGCAAGCCAGGTCACGGAGAGTAGGCTACATATTTCAATGTTTATCAGCCTGCAATCATAGTTGGTTTAATTCCCAACCATGGGTTGGCAACTTGAtactgagagagaggagagagaggagagagaggagagagaggagagagagagagagagagagagagagagagagagagagagagagagagagagagagagagagagagagagagagaatttaaaaagaataaaatgcaggGGCAAGCTAATTTgtgaagaaaaaaacaagtttctccaatgaagtcattaatataatggaaAAAGTTcaataagctcttgttagctgtccattctgttaaattgttgtgtttttatagggatgacaacatcaaacaaaaatgaagttgccCTGGAATTCAAaaaactattactgatactatggcttttgaagggcatgttctcagctgcctaGCGTACTAGACGACAGGGGGTGGGTTAAAGAGTGTCCACATTTGCTCCATAAAAGCCCTGgttatcagcccaaataccagttTACCttaagtttggtcagattggtgtcccaaaAGAGAACTTTAGAGGAgcagtgaggcagggccacaggcaaagtggtgattctgggtgatggccACAGCAGGTGTGGTTTTGGCAGAAAGAGGCTGGGTTTGTCCTATCCTTCAGAGGTGCCCAGCTTTCTGACATATGGTTGATGTACCCATGATTtctcacagcttggtttacatttgagaaaaatagtgtacctatggagctggcctggtgcaAACATCTTGTTTTTtggcatcttcctgatgattcaGAATGtgcaccatttttttcttttggtcatctgtatttcttctttgaggacatttctgttcacttcttctctccATTTCAGGATGGGGTTAGGATTTTTTCTTGGTATACTCTACAagagccttgtatatcttagatattaattcctTGGCAGGTAAGTTTCGGGTGAAAAATTTCTTCTATTCAatggtagtctttgtatcctaatcaccatttcctttgaagtgcagaagcctaATTTGAtgtaatctttgctttcacttactggataagtggtgtttcatccttgaagatgcctttagctgtAAGCAAGCTTCTATCCTGAACTCCAAGACAGAGAAAGGGAACAGGCAGGGAAAGCCAATTGCTGAGTAGGAAATAGAAAAACTCTAAGTGGGTGTATTACCAGGGGTGCAGGGCAGAGAAGCCTTGATAAGCTTAGGACGAGATATTATTTCTGGAAACCTATGAAGTTGTCTTCAGGATGAATAAAGAGCCAAGCAATCCAATGTCTGCTACCAAGAATCCAAGGCCTCAGACAAGCAAACAGCAGATTGAATGAATGGAAGTGTTCATTGAGGCAAGAGATAATAGTGCTGAGCTGACCATCGATTCTCCAGAGAATTAGTCATGGTTTGTTTGCAAGGTTCCTGCAGAAAATACTCTCCCAAAAGAATTACAATTTTCTGATAACGATAGATATCAAAGTGCATTTGATGCTCCAGCACAAATACCAGGTATCTGGGATGGGAAGTTCCTGGAAGCTTTGGTGCTGGAGTGTGGTTGGGTGACCTGAGACTGGCCTGAAACAGGAAGTTGTCTCAGGCACACGCAAAGGAAGCAAGGCAACCTGGATGGGAATTTTTTCAACTGCTGGGACCAGAATAGCAGATGGGCACCTGAAGCTTAGCCTAGAGTCCTAGACACTGACCCTTTGCTGCTTCACCTGTCCATCTGTCCCTTTCTGCTGTGGGAGTCAGTGGAAGTAAAGCTGAATTAAAGCACTATCTGGTACCTGGTTCCTACCTTCCCACAGAGTAACTTCCTCCAGTCAAGAAGCAGCAACCGATGGAGACACAGAGCAGTAGATTGGCACTGGGCCCAGGGAATTGTCCACACTAGTGCCCCCATTCTCAGGCATTTGAAAACAGGAAAGTCTAAAAAGACCAGGATTTGAGGGCcctgccccctcccccacccccagtgagCTGTTCCCGCAGAAGAGGCTGAATTGAACATGCCCCTTAGCTGGGTCCCTGACAGGTATCTTTTCTGGGCAGCCCATTCTTGCTCTTCAtatctttagtttcttttgtCCCCTTCCCACTTCTACCTTCATTTTTGTGTACTCTGAAGGAAAGAATCTGGAAATACTGTTCTGACCCAAGCCCATAGCAAGCAGAGGCTTGTCTAAGGGAAGCCAAGTCCTGGAATGAGATGGCAAGGAGTAGAGGTAAGAATGTGAAGgagcagggggccggagagatagcatggaggtagggtatttgcaggatggttgttcgaatcccggcatcccaggtccctcaagcctgccaggagcgatttctgagtgtagagccaggagtaacttctgagcgctgctgggtgtgaccaaaaaaaaaaaaaaaaagaaagtgaaggagcCATGACAAAGACAAACAGAAACTTCATAATTTCTGAGACAACAGTTTTCAGGTGCCAGGGGCACTTATGAAGGGACAATGAGTGTAAATGAACAAGCACAGGTCTTTGACCAAAATTAACCTTAGATAGTAACAtcgtcagccttatgcaaggccaacatcctatggctgtgctatagttccagcAACAGGCATACTTGTTATTAAGCTTGCTCTTCAAACtggtgttctctcttgaacacctaTCTTGTTTGCTTGTCTCTTTGCTTGCTCATTTCCATCCTGGAGAAAATGGTTCTCCCTTGtaaatatttccttctttctctcctctcacatcttcataaccaaatttctttcatttaaactACCTTACTTTGTAGTTGACCTGCAcagggccgacctgggttcaaccccatgCATACCATATTCCCCCAAattactgccaggagcaattcctgagtgcagaaccagagtaactcctgaatccTGTCAGATGTAGCCACTAAAGTAAAACAAACCcactaaataaaaccaaaaccaaaataactatCTTGTTCTACCAAAAAAGATACTAAACTGCTAGTCTATAAAATAGGAGATACATAATTTATAAGGAAATCAACAGATAAGTTTTGTCTGCTAAATCAATAGATTTGCTTTTCAAAGTCAGTATTAAGAGAtcaatttggggccgggaaggtggcgctagaggtaaggtgtctgccttgcaagcactagccaaggaaggaccgcggtgcGATCCCCCGTCCCAAACTaggggcaatttcagagtgcttagccaggagcaacccctgagcatcaaacgggtgtggcccgaaaaatcaaaaaaaaaaaaaaagagatcaattTATACAGaggactcaaaacaaaaatgcttagGCAGTTATAATTTACTGCAGAAaaacagtaccaaaagaagtatagTAATGGCACTGAAGAATAAGTGTCAGGTCAGAATAAGCTTCTCATCCAAGGCTCATTCACAATGATTTTTCATCTCCGTAGGTTTGTGCCATGGATCTGTTCTCATATGAACAGGTACACATTGAATActtgtagtacagcaggtaaaagcacttgctctgcatgtagcaggtcaggttcaatccctaccacTACTGTTGATCACCAGACCCCAACAGATACAGCCCCTGAATAGTAACCACTGTATTTGAGCAATCAGGTTTGGTAACCTCCCACCCTAcctaccccccaaaaagcaaaaataagaaccAATCCTATGTTATTTACATTCATAAGGtttctttctataaaaaattttggtaaaagattttccccttatttttttacactaataatttctattttttgtgaaCTATATAAGAGGACTATATGATAAGTGAACTAACTATATAAGATTACTGTACAAGATTTTcctatattcttaaaattttttcttgtctGAGCTCTCTGGCATAAATCTTCTGAAAGATTTATGATATAAATCAGACTCTACTCTGAATTCTGAGAAGTATGATATGACTCCCCTGatttctgtgttttttctctTGTGTGAAATTTCTAATGTACTTGTGGAAAGTTTTCCTGCACACTTCATATATATAGGGATTCTCTCCTGTGTGAGCTGTGATGAACAGTAAGATCTAATTTTTGTGGAAaagtttttctacattttttatattcataAGGTTTCTCTGTTATGTGATTTCTTTGATGTACAGTGAGGGCTGACTTCCAGGAGAATGTTTTTGAACATTCTTGACATCCATAATTTTTCTCTCCTGCATGAATTCTTTGATGTACAGTGAGTAGTGATTTCTTACAGAAAGTAGTTCCACATTCTTTACATTCataaagtttttctcttttgtgaatTCTTTGATGTTCAGTGAGGATCGAGTCCGAGGAGAAACATCCTTTGCATTTATAAGGTTCCTCTCCAGTGTGAATTCTTTGATGTACAGTGAGAGCTGCTTTCCAGGAGAATGATTCTGAACATTCTTTACATTCGTACGTTTTCTCTGCTGTGTGACTTCTCTGATGTACTGTGAGGGCTGACTTCCAGGAGAAAGTTTTTGAACATTCACTACATccataaggtttctctcctgtgtgaatTCTTTGATGTAGATTGAGGTAGAGCTTCCTATATAAAGTTTTTCTACATTCCTTACATTCATAAAGTTTCTCTCTTGTCTGGACCGGCTTATGTAGAAGGGCTGACTTTACAGAGAAAGTACGTGAACATTCTTGACATTCATACGGTTTTTCCAGTGTGTGAATTCTCTGATGTACGGTGAGGGCTGACTTCCAGGAGAATGTTTTTGAACACTCTTGGCATTCATAGTTTTTCTCTTCATTGTGAACTCTTTGATGGACAGCGAGGACTGATTTCTTGCAAAAAGAAGTCCCACATTCTTTACATTCATAAAGTTTCTCTTCAGCGTGAATTCCTTGACGTATGGTAAGGACTGAGTCTGAAGAGAAGCATCCTCTACAGTTAGAAGGTTTCTCTTCGGTGTGAATTCTTTGATGTATAGTGAGGGCTGACTTCCAGGAGAATGATTCTGAACATTCTTTACATTCATAAATTTTCTCTGCTTTGTGAATTCTCTGATGTAAGGTCAGGGCTGACTCCCTGTAGAAAGCTTTCTCACATTCTTTACATTCATACAGTTTCTCTTCTATCTGTGTTTTCTCCTGTTTTTTGAGGACTGAATGCAGGTAGGTTTCCTGGTATTTATAGTATTGCTCTCTCAGGTGTATTTTTTCAAAtctacatttttcattttcatatacaatactaaatattttatccAAAGTTTTACCACATACACTAGATTCAGACATTTTTTCTCTGAACCAATTTTTCTGAAGGTGAGTGAGACTTACTTTCTTGCtatcattattatcattttgATCACTTTTAGAATGTTGTTCATCAGATTTGAGGGATGTATCAATATTATTAAATCTCTCAGGTTTCTCTAAAGCATGAATCTCATCACATTTGATGGGCAGACAAATGTTCTCAGAAGCATCATATGTTTCAGGTTTCATTGTTCCTGAGTAGTTTCCAGTGTTTCCAGTTGCTTTGGAAATAGGAACTGAGCACAATCCAAATGTTTCTGCTAAGTCATTACTCTCCTTAATTGATATTTTTCCATTAATGAATTTATGTTGCAAAAAACCTTTGCTGCACATCTTCTCATTGTTCTCAATTAATCCATGAACAGCCTGGATATCTAAAGTGAGATACAAACAGCTATGTTTATGAGACATATCTAAGCATGTCTTTTGAAGTTTCATTATAGAATGTAAAAAATCTTGAATACGAACAgcatgggatattaaaaaaattcaatgatgGTTACTGGTATTATAAGACATGTTATCTTTCTCCCCAATGAATAAAAACAACTTACTTTAGGGATAGTCAAATCAtgcctttcctttgttttttcttttttgttttatgagaAAGCATTTGCTCAAAGTCACCTATTTTCTGGTTGCAAATTTCAGAACAGAGGTTTTTACTTactgttttcatatatttttttccctGATACACTTTTCTTGTAATAACTAGGAGCATTTTGTTTAGCCCAGTTACTATTATTCGACCATCATGCGATTTCTAGAACAAAATATGGAGGCTGAAATAATGTAAAGTGACTAGGATTTTAGATCTATCAATGTCTGCTTTCTACTTCTTCCTAGAAGCTATAGTTAAATGCTAGCTTCCTCTATATTTATAACTGAATTTATATCATTTGCTTTTCAGAACAATAAAGATAGGAGAAAACCTGGTTCATCATTTTCTGCATACTTTCCTTGCTGATCTATATAGTGGTTTTAAAAGTGTTACATCTACAAGTCACTCTGAAAGTAAGAAATATTTTGAAGACTGCTAATGAAGAAATGAATGATTAACAATACAATGACTTTAACTTattacaaaatgaaaattatgtattTCAATAAAAGGAAATGTTCACTCTTTAACAACACTTTCACCATTAGATTATTGGTACGAGGCTGAAGATGTAAAACTCTACTCTCAAAACCTGAGTCCCTCTGGTTCCTTGATTTTGAGACATTTTTACATTTCACTTAAAATGTTCCATATGACACTTCTCTTTATAAGCAAAATAATATACTGTGTTCTCCTCAGGTCCATGATTTCCACTGTGATGGTCTGCTTGTTCCTGAACCTATTTGCATCTAAAGTGATGCAATTCACATTGCATCACCTCCAATTCACATtgcatgtaaatatataaattatatgtcaaTGTGAGAAATACTCCCTCTTAAACTTAGGCTCTACCAATGCTGCCTCTTTTCTCTCTTGCATAAATATTCTTTGTGGCTCTTATTATTAAATTACTTAACATgtatattgttaaaatattttctctaaacaATATGAGTAACATTAAAAGAGCATTTTGAGccaatatcatttttctttttttactaatgacaaaaaattatttttcttaatttttatttaattttaatgttttaattaaagaactgaggcttacaaagttattgatagctgagttttaggcatataatatttcaacaccaatcccactagcagtgtcaactcccatcaccaatgctcccatactGTCATACTCTATACCCAACCAACCTCTCGTACCCCTTGTTTACCACATTGGCAGATACATTAAAGTTCTCTGATTCAAACTTTGTGGACAATGTTACAGAGATACTTCAGTAAAAGTTAACATTTTCCAAAATTATCAAGTGATAGATTAGCCCAGAAGATACGGGCACTGTGGGGTGATGGGCGTAGTAACTGTGTATCAATACCACAACATTAACAACTATAACCATGTtgcctaaattataaaattacctttcaaattttcccaaaaaatgtaattatttttttaaaaataaagtcaataagAAAATTCATTAAAACTGCCTAAAATAAAACTTCATGAGAGTGAAGGAAAGGAGAGCAACTGATAATATATGCATCAAGACAAATTTCTAAGTGGAGGCAAATAGGGCTTGTATTTGGGGTCAGTCTAATAAAATCTAGTCATTAAGAAGTCATATAGAGGGCCcagagaagatagcacagcggtgttcgccttgcaagcagccgatccaggaccaaaggtggttggttcgaatcccggtgtcccatatggtcccccgtgcctgccaggagctatttctgagcagctagccaggagtaacccctgagcactgctgggtgtggcccaaaaaccaaaaaaaaaaaaaaaaaaaaaaaaaaaagtcatatagaAGCATATAGAAACTAAATGACACATGACTGCAGACTATTTGCCATAGATCTGGATCTGGGAAAATGACAGGTGAGAAATAGCTCAGCACAACCAAGTCCTGCCCATTTGCACCCCGGCCCAGCTGCACTCACTGACCTGGGGAGATATGGTCTGTGGATTCCTTTACAGTGCAAGGCTCTGCTCCTTGTTCCAGACTGATGATCAGGTTTGGTTTGCTCACTGCACACCCTGTGAACATTGAGAACACAGGCATTCTGTCAGCTGCTCAAATGACACCagcattgctccttttttctgCCCCCAAATCTTAAAACCTTGTTTCAAAAgcaaatttctttaaaagaattcacaaaaaaggaaatataaaaacaaaatatgctgCAACTGAAGagtatttaatatctttttttttttttttttggtttttgggccacaccctgtaacgctcaggggttactcctggctatgtgctcagaagttgctcctggcttgggggaccatatgggacactgggggattgaactgcagtccatccaaggctagcacaggcaaggcaggcaccttacctttagcgccaccgcccggccccagagtaTTTAATATCTTAAGctgtgtatttacttattttggggggctggtgtAAGGGGCTCTTAAGAAGTAACTGAGGGGacagcaggggtcactcctggcaatgtttgccTAGTTGTACAGGGTAGATAATTCAAGGCTTAGGACTGATGATTCAGGGATGATCTGGCACAGTAGTACTAGGGCCATCATCACTGTACATGGGGTCCACCAAGGACCATCCAGTGGTGCTAGGCAGGGCCAGGCAGTGCTAGAGAGGAAATTTGGGTTCTATGCACTCCAGGTCTGTACCACattctgagctatctccctggttaGACGATATTTATTAGTGAGAAAAACATCCTTTGTCCAAGGAAGTAGCCCAGTGTTTCACTCACACACTGACTCTAGGTGACTGTAAGTTTCCAACATCACATGCCGGTAAAGAGTCCTCTGGGTATTATTTAGATTCTTCCACTCTTCCAAGCTGAAGTTTACAGCCACATCTTCAAAATGCACCATTGCCTGAAATGACACATATCTTTAGTGTAAAGTGCCTATTTAAGTTTAAAGAATAGGAAAGCTGgtagcttttttcttttataggacAGACCAAAATTCATATTCCATACTATACATAAAAGACACTGCAACAGAAATATTCTATCTGTTTTTAACAGTTCCTAAAAAGTACAAGGAATAAAACACTTCTCCTTTAAATCAGAATTTGCCTTTGTTGTTACGAATAAAAGGATGAGTAAAATTCTGCTTCACGTGGGGCCAAAAGGTGGTattgcaggtaaggcacttgccttgcatatacttAACTTGGGCTTAGTCCCTGgcagcccaccatgagtgatccctcagtacagagctagaagccttgagtacagccaggtatgacccaaagaggAAAACAGTATGCCTTTTTCACATGCTTTTTCATAAAGCACAAAATAGTGCTGAGATCTGAATAGAAAAACAGTGCTAGGTGAGCTGCTACACACACTGGCTGTGGGAGGCATCGAACAACTGATCTACAAGGTGTGCTTCCCCAAAGACTTAAAAATGTTTGACTCAGGACAATAATGCAGTCTCATGAACTAAGGCAAAACAGAAACCAACACACAAGAGTGTAAGTAACAGCTGACACTTTGTTAATAAAGCTGCAGGCAGACACTAGCAAGTGAGTTCTCTGGTGACAAAGAGTGAAGACAAAGATATGTGTCAACATATCTGTAAGACTTAATACTAGCATTTAAAATCTTTGATGAGAACTACTTATTTTTAGTAATGTATAGCTTGTAACTATTCCACAAACATATTTCCCTCTGGTTACCTAAAAGATTGCTTCTGTTCACAATAGAGTGACACAACTGACTTCCTAAACCACAGAGTGTAAATACTCCCAATGGCACTCTGTTCAACTGGATCTATACGTTTAGCAGCCAGGGAGAACTGACTTAAGAAGAGACATAATGCAAAGGGGTGGATGGCAACAACATTGAGGTAATAAAGCAATAGGagcaaagaataataaaataatcataaaacaggaaaagaaaaaggaaaaaaagaatttggcaTGCTTTTTTGTTAGAATGGGTACCATATATACTTTAGTATAAGTCAAtccgagtataagctgacccccctaattttattctaagaactgggaaaacttagtgactcaagtataagccaaggtggaaaatgcagcagctactggtaaatttcaaaaataaaaatatatacccaaaacaattacaataattgaggaatcagtaggttaaatgtttttcaatattgctgaagaaaaactgtaaactagcaataataattttaaaactttaaataaagtacagaaaaccATGGTTTAACAGGTAATCCAGCTAAAtccaaaggttaaaatccttcaaaactggattcctcctcatcatcatctgtatgtccaaacagagcttcagctgtatctgacgtgagggtatcagcatagac
Coding sequences within it:
- the LOC126014259 gene encoding zinc finger protein 717-like; the encoded protein is MNTSVAMVHFEDVAVNFSLEEWKNLNNTQRTLYRHVMLETYSHLESVWCAVSKPNLIISLEQGAEPCTVKESTDHISPDIQAVHGLIENNEKMCSKGFLQHKFINGKISIKESNDLAETFGLCSVPISKATGNTGNYSGTMKPETYDASENICLPIKCDEIHALEKPERFNNIDTSLKSDEQHSKSDQNDNNDSKKVSLTHLQKNWFREKMSESSVCGKTLDKIFSIVYENEKCRFEKIHLREQYYKYQETYLHSVLKKQEKTQIEEKLYECKECEKAFYRESALTLHQRIHKAEKIYECKECSESFSWKSALTIHQRIHTEEKPSNCRGCFSSDSVLTIRQGIHAEEKLYECKECGTSFCKKSVLAVHQRVHNEEKNYECQECSKTFSWKSALTVHQRIHTLEKPYECQECSRTFSVKSALLHKPVQTREKLYECKECRKTLYRKLYLNLHQRIHTGEKPYGCSECSKTFSWKSALTVHQRSHTAEKTYECKECSESFSWKAALTVHQRIHTGEEPYKCKGCFSSDSILTEHQRIHKREKLYECKECGTTFYSRVGVSGVTSTRDSIDFTPHLLISSMSQVHMHLGSLKQKMRGSP